One window of Paenibacillus albicereus genomic DNA carries:
- a CDS encoding GntP family permease, with protein sequence MDGLTISWIGALAGLALAIILILRKLNPVYALFLGAIAGALLGGATLNETIQVLTSGTQSVMGTVLRVLAAGVLAGVMMESGAAETIAKAIVKKFGGGKAILALALATMIITAVGVFIPVAVLIVAPIALSVGHKMGLSKIALLLALSGGGKAGNLISPNPNTIAAANGFNLDLSQVMMAGFVPAVFGLAVTVLVASLIKRKGVLVSEAEAANQNEADESNYPPLKTAIVAPLVAVVLLMLNPVGAILGIELLESFKVDAMFILPIAGIVGMLAMGKASKILDYSASGLNKMTATVLLLLGAGGIAGLISKSDLSTQIVGIIEASGVSGTLLAPIAGILMGAATASTSTGVILATGSFGEAILDMGTAPLAAAAMVHAGATVIDALPQGNYFHVTAGSMYMTIKQRMGLVPYEVLVGGTMTVVSTVLYGFLL encoded by the coding sequence ATGGACGGATTGACGATCAGCTGGATCGGAGCGCTAGCCGGTCTTGCGCTTGCGATCATTCTGATTTTGCGCAAGCTGAATCCGGTCTACGCGCTCTTTTTGGGAGCGATTGCAGGCGCGCTGCTCGGCGGCGCGACCCTGAACGAGACGATTCAAGTGCTGACGAGCGGCACCCAGAGCGTGATGGGCACGGTGCTCCGCGTCCTCGCCGCCGGGGTGCTGGCCGGCGTCATGATGGAATCGGGCGCGGCGGAGACGATCGCCAAGGCGATCGTCAAGAAATTCGGCGGAGGCAAGGCGATCCTCGCCCTCGCCCTCGCGACCATGATTATTACCGCCGTCGGCGTCTTCATCCCCGTCGCGGTCCTCATCGTCGCGCCGATCGCCTTGTCGGTCGGCCACAAGATGGGCCTTTCCAAGATCGCGCTGCTGCTCGCGCTGTCGGGCGGCGGCAAGGCCGGCAACCTCATCTCCCCCAACCCGAACACGATCGCGGCAGCCAACGGCTTCAACCTCGATCTGAGCCAGGTGATGATGGCCGGGTTCGTGCCCGCTGTCTTCGGACTCGCCGTCACGGTGCTCGTCGCCTCGCTCATCAAGCGCAAGGGCGTCCTCGTGTCCGAGGCGGAGGCCGCGAACCAGAACGAAGCGGACGAGTCGAACTACCCGCCGCTCAAGACGGCCATCGTCGCTCCGCTCGTCGCGGTCGTGCTGCTGATGCTCAATCCGGTCGGCGCCATCCTCGGCATCGAGCTGCTGGAGAGCTTCAAGGTCGACGCGATGTTCATCCTGCCGATCGCCGGCATCGTCGGCATGCTGGCGATGGGCAAGGCGAGCAAGATTCTCGACTACTCCGCCTCCGGCCTCAACAAGATGACCGCGACCGTGCTGCTGTTGCTCGGCGCGGGCGGCATCGCCGGCCTCATCTCGAAGTCCGACCTGTCGACGCAGATCGTCGGCATCATCGAAGCGTCCGGCGTATCCGGCACGCTGCTCGCCCCGATCGCCGGCATCCTGATGGGCGCAGCCACCGCTTCGACGTCCACCGGCGTCATCCTGGCGACGGGCTCGTTCGGCGAAGCGATCCTCGACATGGGCACGGCTCCGCTCGCGGCGGCGGCGATGGTGCATGCCGGCGCGACGGTCATCGACGCGCTGCCGCAAGGAAACTACTTCCACGTGACGGCCGGCAGCATGTACATGACGATCAAGCAGCGGATGGGACTCGTCCCCTACGAGGTGCTCGTCGGCGGCACGATGACGGTCGTCTCCACGGTGCTGTACGGATTCCTGCTCTGA
- a CDS encoding sigma-70 family RNA polymerase sigma factor, with protein MGIPESKRYKQIFYDYYPGVLRKLAALLRDERLAEDLAQETFLKLYRQPPDNLDAPGAWLHRVATRLAYDHMDKAARDRRLTEKQERELAASVGASPSGEAELMRRLDQEEVRQWLDGLPERDRKALLLRYSGYSYAEIAEELSMRPPLVGTMLARATDKLRRCAEQAGADGGKSAGPAPGSRERRVDASPEAGYRSRLELH; from the coding sequence ATGGGGATTCCGGAATCCAAGCGATACAAGCAAATCTTCTACGACTATTACCCGGGCGTGCTCCGCAAGCTGGCCGCGCTGCTGCGCGACGAGAGGCTGGCGGAGGACCTGGCTCAGGAAACGTTCCTGAAGCTGTACCGACAGCCGCCCGACAATCTGGACGCCCCCGGCGCCTGGCTGCATCGGGTCGCGACCCGGCTCGCCTATGACCATATGGACAAAGCGGCGCGCGACCGCCGGCTGACGGAAAAGCAGGAGCGGGAGCTGGCCGCGAGCGTCGGCGCTTCTCCGTCGGGAGAGGCCGAGCTGATGCGCCGGCTCGATCAGGAGGAGGTGCGGCAGTGGCTGGACGGCCTGCCGGAACGCGACCGCAAGGCGCTGCTGCTCCGCTACTCCGGGTACAGCTACGCGGAGATCGCCGAGGAGCTGAGCATGCGCCCGCCGCTCGTCGGCACGATGCTCGCGAGAGCGACCGACAAGCTCCGGCGCTGCGCGGAGCAGGCCGGGGCGGATGGCGGAAAGTCGGCCGGACCGGCTCCCGGCAGCCGAGAGAGACGCGTGGATGCGTCGCCGGAGGCCGGCTATCGAAGCCGGCTGGAGCTTCATTAA
- a CDS encoding PPK2 family polyphosphate kinase, with translation MNLNRYRIGAGAKLKLKAFDPADTNGIEDKKQIEDEQKELLERLEEQQERLFASRSHGMLIVFQGMDCSGKDGVIKKVFRGIDPGGFRAHSFKKPTEEEAQHDFLWRTHRSVPARGQMAAFNRSYYEEALITRVHGTIDDKEARRRLKSIRHFEDMLESQRIRVLKFFLHISPEFQLEKIRDRMENPEKWWKFDPSDLEERKHWKAYQDAYEDAIRRTATDASPWHVVPADNRWFRNYAVLRTLVEELEKLELSYPQPRRDVAVRMEELKEGGSSEKS, from the coding sequence ATGAACCTGAACCGCTACCGCATCGGCGCGGGCGCCAAGCTGAAGCTGAAGGCGTTCGACCCGGCGGATACGAACGGCATCGAGGACAAGAAGCAGATCGAGGACGAGCAGAAGGAGCTGCTCGAACGGCTCGAAGAGCAGCAGGAGCGGCTTTTCGCCTCCCGCTCCCACGGCATGCTCATCGTGTTCCAGGGCATGGACTGCAGCGGCAAGGACGGCGTCATCAAAAAAGTGTTCCGCGGCATCGACCCCGGAGGCTTCCGGGCGCACAGCTTCAAGAAGCCGACCGAGGAGGAGGCGCAGCACGACTTCCTCTGGCGCACCCACCGCAGCGTGCCGGCAAGAGGGCAGATGGCCGCCTTCAACCGTTCCTACTACGAGGAGGCGCTCATTACCCGCGTGCACGGGACGATCGACGACAAGGAAGCCCGCCGGCGGCTCAAGTCGATCCGCCACTTCGAGGACATGCTCGAATCGCAGCGGATCCGCGTCCTGAAGTTCTTCCTCCATATCTCGCCCGAGTTCCAACTGGAGAAAATCCGCGATCGCATGGAAAATCCGGAGAAGTGGTGGAAGTTCGATCCAAGCGACCTGGAGGAGCGCAAGCACTGGAAGGCCTATCAGGACGCCTACGAGGACGCGATCCGACGCACGGCCACGGACGCCTCGCCTTGGCATGTCGTGCCGGCCGACAACCGCTGGTTCCGCAATTACGCCGTGCTGCGCACGCTCGTCGAGGAGCTGGAGAAGCTCGAGCTATCGTATCCGCAGCCGCGCCGGGACGTCGCCGTCCGCATGGAGGAGCTGAAGGAAGGCGGCAGCTCCGAGAAAAGCTGA
- a CDS encoding methyl-accepting chemotaxis protein, whose amino-acid sequence MLDYRNRFMLRSAAALAMLSAAVHFLHRALGWFQTGMGHVMPGSAAPSGMAAEGSALSLNLLLAVPFLLLLAAIPFGRGRTGAAAWIAPALATLSLTFSSISIIAGSGGSVEFHFSIFMVLAIAAYYESMRLIALMTAVFAAQHVGGYLLAPELVFGASRYPFSMVLIHALFLLLTALFTCLQIRSKAREVSRLEAERRHKQEQLEGLLGRVQELSRTLDASASSVAGLSRESAAQSAEVGSGLAEAVRLQQRQQSAVEQAQAGLADIAAKARRAAEVTGGTQHKALAADAGLEEHRLGMESLLRQMEDAGVILRDTAASASGMVKASEAAEAMVDSVREMAEQTSLLALNASIEAARAGEAGRGFAVVAQEVRKLAARSGGTAEQMREIVRSMRLENERAASRIEEGLRASETAAVRAEQSLGQFRSLQQELLDMSGGIHALTDSIREMDAGCEAASSRMADIAAGADQTSRSAQRLALLSEQQRAASAQTDGEVRRIAVLASDLLAGSQGGGAAAGASEPEPGLDRRDSTGEAAGPGLRHPA is encoded by the coding sequence ATGCTCGACTACCGCAACCGCTTCATGCTCCGCTCGGCCGCCGCTCTGGCGATGCTCAGCGCCGCCGTCCACTTCCTTCACCGCGCGCTCGGCTGGTTCCAGACCGGCATGGGCCATGTCATGCCCGGCTCTGCCGCTCCCTCGGGCATGGCCGCCGAAGGCAGCGCCCTTTCGCTCAACCTGTTGCTGGCGGTTCCTTTCCTGCTGCTGCTCGCCGCCATCCCGTTCGGCCGCGGCCGCACCGGTGCTGCCGCCTGGATCGCCCCGGCGCTGGCGACGCTGTCGCTGACGTTTTCCAGCATCTCCATCATCGCCGGTTCCGGCGGGAGCGTGGAATTCCACTTTTCGATCTTCATGGTGCTGGCGATCGCCGCCTACTACGAAAGCATGCGCCTGATCGCCCTCATGACGGCGGTATTCGCCGCGCAGCATGTCGGAGGCTACCTGCTCGCGCCGGAGCTGGTGTTCGGCGCGAGCCGATATCCGTTCTCGATGGTGCTGATCCACGCGCTGTTCCTGCTGCTGACGGCGCTGTTCACCTGCCTGCAGATCCGCAGCAAGGCCCGCGAGGTTTCCCGCCTGGAAGCGGAACGGCGGCACAAGCAGGAGCAGCTCGAAGGGCTGCTGGGGCGCGTGCAAGAGCTCAGCCGGACGCTCGACGCCTCCGCCAGCTCGGTCGCCGGACTGTCCCGCGAAAGCGCGGCCCAGAGCGCCGAGGTCGGCAGCGGCCTCGCGGAAGCGGTACGGCTGCAGCAGCGCCAGCAGAGCGCGGTCGAGCAGGCGCAGGCCGGCTTGGCCGACATCGCCGCCAAGGCGCGGCGGGCGGCCGAGGTTACGGGCGGGACGCAGCACAAGGCGCTCGCCGCCGACGCCGGCCTGGAGGAGCATCGGCTCGGCATGGAGAGCCTGCTGCGCCAGATGGAGGACGCAGGCGTGATCCTGCGCGATACGGCCGCTTCCGCTTCCGGCATGGTGAAGGCTTCCGAGGCCGCCGAGGCGATGGTCGATTCCGTGCGCGAGATGGCGGAGCAGACAAGCCTGCTGGCGCTCAACGCGTCCATCGAAGCAGCCCGCGCCGGAGAGGCCGGCCGCGGCTTCGCCGTCGTAGCCCAAGAGGTCCGCAAGCTCGCCGCCCGCAGCGGCGGCACCGCCGAGCAGATGCGCGAGATCGTCCGCTCCATGCGGCTGGAGAACGAACGCGCCGCCTCCCGCATCGAAGAGGGGCTGCGCGCCTCGGAGACGGCGGCCGTCCGGGCCGAGCAGTCGCTCGGACAGTTCCGCTCCTTGCAGCAGGAGCTGCTCGACATGTCCGGCGGCATCCACGCCCTGACCGACAGCATCCGCGAGATGGACGCCGGCTGCGAGGCCGCCTCCTCGCGCATGGCGGACATCGCCGCCGGAGCGGACCAGACCAGCCGCTCCGCGCAGCGGCTCGCGCTGCTGTCGGAGCAGCAGCGCGCGGCCTCCGCGCAGACGGACGGAGAAGTCCGGCGCATCGCCGTCCTGGCCTCCGATCTGCTGGCCGGGTCCCAGGGCGGCGGAGCCGCGGCCGGCGCCTCGGAGCCCGAGCCTGGCCTCGACCGGCGCGACAGCACAGGCGAAGCCGCCGGACCGGGCCTGCGTCATCCGGCCTGA
- a CDS encoding glycerate kinase family protein: MTRPTFLLAPDSFKESMTAKEACVAMEAGLRKAFPDARFIHVPMADGGEGTVQSLVDASGGQLVAKEVTGPLGQRVLARYGIMGDGVTAAIEMASASGIQLVPKEQRNPLVTTTYGTGELIRECLDQGIRKIIIGIGGSATNDGGAGMAEALGVRFLDADGAELPRGGGSLGRLARVDASGLDPRLAEVEMIVACDVTNPLCGPNGASHVFGPQKGATPEMALALDASLAHYASILAEQLGKQVRDFPGAGAAGGLGAGLLVFTQATLQRGIDIVIDSTGLRAKLAEADYCFTGEGGMDFQTKFGKTPFGVARAAKEAGKPVIALAGYIGDGAEALYEEGIDAIFGIVPGAAELERLLADGPKNVERTCESIGRLLKLK; encoded by the coding sequence ATGACACGACCGACGTTTCTGCTCGCCCCCGATTCGTTCAAAGAAAGCATGACGGCCAAGGAGGCCTGCGTCGCGATGGAAGCCGGCCTGCGCAAGGCGTTCCCGGACGCCCGCTTCATCCATGTCCCGATGGCCGACGGAGGCGAAGGCACCGTCCAGTCGCTCGTCGACGCGAGCGGCGGCCAGCTCGTCGCCAAGGAAGTGACGGGCCCGCTCGGCCAGCGCGTCCTGGCCCGCTACGGCATCATGGGAGACGGCGTCACCGCCGCCATCGAGATGGCGTCCGCCAGCGGCATCCAGCTCGTGCCCAAGGAGCAGCGCAATCCGCTTGTCACTACCACGTACGGAACCGGCGAGCTCATCCGCGAATGCCTGGATCAGGGCATCCGCAAAATCATCATCGGCATCGGCGGCAGCGCGACAAATGACGGCGGAGCCGGCATGGCGGAAGCGCTCGGAGTCCGGTTCCTCGATGCGGACGGCGCCGAGCTGCCCCGAGGCGGCGGCAGCCTCGGCCGGCTGGCGCGGGTCGACGCATCCGGTCTGGACCCGAGGCTGGCGGAGGTCGAGATGATCGTCGCCTGCGACGTCACCAATCCGCTCTGCGGCCCGAACGGCGCCTCGCATGTGTTCGGACCGCAAAAAGGAGCGACGCCGGAGATGGCGCTCGCGCTGGACGCCAGCCTGGCCCATTATGCGTCCATCCTGGCGGAGCAGCTCGGCAAGCAGGTCCGCGACTTCCCCGGGGCGGGAGCGGCCGGCGGACTGGGAGCGGGCTTGCTCGTCTTCACGCAAGCGACGCTGCAACGGGGCATCGACATCGTGATCGACTCCACCGGACTGCGCGCGAAGCTGGCCGAAGCCGACTACTGCTTCACGGGCGAGGGCGGCATGGACTTCCAGACGAAGTTCGGCAAGACGCCGTTCGGCGTCGCCCGAGCGGCCAAGGAAGCGGGCAAGCCCGTCATCGCGCTCGCCGGCTATATCGGCGACGGCGCGGAGGCGCTCTATGAGGAGGGCATCGACGCCATCTTCGGCATCGTGCCGGGAGCGGCCGAGCTGGAGCGGCTGCTCGCGGACGGGCCGAAAAACGTGGAGCGGACCTGCGAGAGCATCGGCAGGCTGCTCAAGCTGAAATAA
- a CDS encoding GTP pyrophosphokinase, giving the protein MNSPQLAQLKRLKNEITRFMMMYKFALDEMETKIEILKEEFQLLHDYNPIEHTKSRVKSPESIINKVSRKGSELSLASIKESIQDIAGLRITCSFVSDIYRIRDMLKVQQDLKIVQVKDYIAQPKPNGYQSLHLLVEVPVYMSDRQEKVLVEVQIRTIAMDFWASLEHKLYYKYNKAVPDHLLRELKEAADSARALDLKMERLHREVESLQAEEEEHEDFLPALLENPRGQQPDGPSQLLRLLGGDFSGG; this is encoded by the coding sequence ATGAATTCTCCGCAGCTTGCGCAGCTCAAGAGGCTCAAGAACGAAATCACCCGATTCATGATGATGTATAAATTCGCCCTGGACGAGATGGAGACGAAAATCGAGATCCTCAAGGAGGAATTTCAGCTCCTCCACGACTACAATCCGATCGAGCATACGAAATCGCGCGTGAAGTCGCCCGAAAGCATCATCAACAAGGTGTCTCGCAAAGGCAGCGAGCTGTCGCTGGCCTCCATCAAGGAGTCGATCCAGGACATCGCCGGCTTGCGCATCACCTGCTCGTTCGTCTCCGACATCTACCGCATCCGCGACATGCTCAAGGTGCAGCAGGACCTCAAGATCGTGCAGGTCAAAGACTATATCGCCCAGCCCAAGCCGAACGGCTATCAGAGCCTGCATCTGCTCGTCGAGGTGCCGGTCTACATGTCGGACCGCCAGGAAAAGGTGCTCGTCGAGGTGCAGATCCGCACGATCGCGATGGACTTCTGGGCGAGCCTGGAGCACAAGCTGTATTACAAATACAACAAAGCCGTGCCGGACCATCTGCTCCGCGAGCTGAAGGAGGCGGCCGACTCGGCGCGCGCGCTCGACCTCAAGATGGAGCGTCTCCACCGCGAGGTGGAATCGCTGCAGGCGGAAGAGGAGGAGCACGAGGACTTCCTGCCCGCGCTGCTCGAGAACCCGAGGGGGCAGCAGCCTGACGGGCCTTCGCAGCTGCTGCGCTTGCTGGGGGGCGACTTCAGCGGGGGATGA
- a CDS encoding DUF6254 family protein, with amino-acid sequence MSTAKRRRESSWKQRKQHPNPHGRIKSLEEYADEIGAVPSSDEAIRSSSNPPSAE; translated from the coding sequence ATGAGCACTGCCAAGCGGCGCCGCGAAAGCAGCTGGAAACAGCGCAAGCAGCATCCGAATCCGCATGGACGGATCAAGTCTTTGGAAGAATACGCCGACGAAATCGGGGCCGTACCGTCATCGGACGAAGCCATCCGGTCGAGCTCGAATCCGCCATCTGCCGAATAA
- a CDS encoding glycine-rich domain-containing protein, with translation MMNRLKEWLGGSGGTEEADQLYRPLAAPGLELRDGLPAYMAELETRLHEALPEEWLLQVRERICSGDPQLSEVKYTWMERELKRHFFLLALLRKPPLYSADLQRVWKEMEAFTRDYEQFCERFAGYYIQPQQAAPPSPSGASARETRGAYELLYGCVFRLQPESQLLLGPFHRCKLNAETLEELQAVAAAPCASLGLLETSQEDKAAAIEALRQRLRERCALARQYHEAESGEDRDRCRDESDPAWVLLAYSLETEQSPYDPLAPAARTEPAEAFEASRTGSMIQGAVQPS, from the coding sequence ATGATGAACCGGTTGAAGGAGTGGCTGGGCGGCTCAGGAGGCACGGAGGAGGCGGATCAGCTGTACCGGCCGCTGGCGGCGCCCGGCCTGGAGCTGCGGGATGGCCTGCCGGCCTATATGGCCGAGCTGGAGACGAGGCTCCACGAGGCGCTGCCGGAGGAGTGGCTGCTGCAGGTGCGCGAGCGCATTTGCAGCGGCGATCCCCAGCTGAGCGAGGTGAAGTACACGTGGATGGAACGAGAGCTCAAACGGCATTTTTTTCTGCTCGCGCTGCTTCGGAAGCCTCCGCTGTACAGCGCTGACCTCCAGCGGGTCTGGAAGGAGATGGAGGCGTTCACCCGCGACTACGAGCAGTTCTGCGAACGGTTCGCCGGCTACTATATCCAGCCGCAGCAAGCCGCCCCGCCTTCCCCGTCCGGAGCGTCCGCACGGGAGACGCGAGGCGCGTACGAGCTGCTGTACGGCTGCGTGTTCCGGCTCCAGCCGGAGTCGCAGCTGCTGCTCGGACCGTTTCACCGCTGCAAGCTGAACGCCGAGACGCTGGAGGAGCTGCAGGCCGTGGCCGCGGCGCCATGCGCGTCGCTCGGGCTGCTGGAAACCTCGCAGGAGGATAAGGCCGCGGCGATCGAGGCGCTCCGGCAGCGGCTGCGCGAGCGGTGCGCTCTCGCCAGGCAGTACCACGAGGCGGAGAGCGGCGAGGACCGCGACCGCTGCCGCGACGAAAGCGATCCGGCCTGGGTGCTGCTGGCCTACAGCCTGGAGACGGAGCAGTCGCCGTACGATCCGCTCGCGCCGGCCGCTCGGACCGAGCCGGCGGAGGCGTTCGAGGCGAGCCGGACCGGATCCATGATCCAGGGCGCCGTCCAGCCGAGCTGA
- a CDS encoding LTA synthase family protein — MRQNGATRLLTSRPFLFFSVILLLKSMLTWFVIFADGPSWAILITELPFAWLIFGLIEMFASKRKLLYYVIADAALTGILFSVFMYHKYYGVIATWHALQQVNQVTAVSNSVFSLMDPYYTLIFLDIVILTWMLIRGRKELFRTERAPSSVRSRRRMAFAGVVVASVALCLFNILPNRASMNEHTKAEDMGILNYEAYALLDNGSEEELLKPEEVTQARIDELKGLQQPAQPAYFGAAKGKNVIVVQLESFQNFLIGLKLDGQEATPNLNKLAQESFYFERFYQMVGQGNTSDAEFVVNTSFYIPESGAATMDYAYKDVPSLPKLLKAQGYDSATFHTNVVDFWNRRELYKAVGFDRFYDKPFFGNEESVYFGADDEVLYAKTLDKLKEMDASGKPFYAQLIAMTAHHPFTLTPELPAGQELVLPERYEDTLVGDYIRSQHYADYAFGQLVEGLKQSGLWEDTLLVVYGDHQGLPIFSLDRKDKELMAEIYGHEYGYPEMIHIPLMIASPGVTEPRRFDTLGGQVDLLPTIANLAGASLDGQIHFGQDLLNEQANLIPQRYYLPSGSFLNSGSLYIPGVGYEDGTRYALKSGQPADGASQDDYDRALELLRLSDSYMTALPEHGGAEPAASGGE, encoded by the coding sequence GTGAGGCAAAATGGTGCGACCCGGCTGCTGACGAGCCGGCCTTTTCTATTTTTTTCCGTCATCCTGCTGCTGAAAAGCATGCTGACCTGGTTCGTCATCTTCGCCGACGGCCCGTCCTGGGCGATCCTGATTACCGAGCTGCCGTTCGCCTGGCTCATCTTCGGGCTGATCGAGATGTTCGCGAGCAAGCGCAAGCTGCTCTATTACGTCATCGCGGACGCCGCGCTGACCGGCATTCTTTTCTCCGTCTTCATGTATCATAAATATTACGGCGTCATCGCCACCTGGCACGCGCTGCAGCAGGTCAATCAGGTGACTGCCGTGAGCAACAGCGTGTTCTCGCTCATGGATCCGTATTATACGCTGATCTTCCTCGACATCGTCATCCTGACCTGGATGCTCATTCGCGGCCGCAAGGAGCTGTTCCGGACGGAGCGCGCGCCATCCTCCGTCCGCAGCCGCCGGAGGATGGCATTCGCCGGCGTCGTCGTCGCCTCCGTCGCGCTCTGCCTGTTCAATATTCTGCCCAACCGCGCCAGCATGAACGAGCATACCAAAGCCGAGGACATGGGCATCCTCAACTACGAGGCCTATGCCCTGCTCGACAACGGCAGCGAGGAGGAGCTGCTCAAGCCCGAGGAAGTGACTCAAGCCCGCATCGACGAGCTCAAGGGCTTGCAGCAGCCGGCGCAGCCGGCCTACTTCGGAGCCGCCAAGGGCAAGAACGTCATCGTCGTGCAGCTGGAGTCGTTCCAGAATTTCCTGATCGGCCTGAAGCTGGACGGGCAGGAAGCGACGCCGAACTTGAACAAGCTCGCGCAGGAGAGCTTCTACTTCGAACGCTTCTACCAGATGGTCGGCCAAGGCAACACCTCCGACGCCGAGTTCGTCGTCAATACGTCGTTCTACATTCCGGAGAGCGGCGCCGCCACGATGGACTACGCCTACAAGGACGTGCCGAGCCTGCCCAAGCTGCTCAAGGCGCAGGGCTACGACAGCGCGACGTTCCACACGAACGTCGTGGATTTCTGGAACCGCCGCGAGCTGTACAAGGCCGTCGGCTTCGACCGGTTCTACGACAAGCCGTTTTTCGGCAACGAAGAATCCGTCTACTTCGGCGCGGACGACGAGGTGCTCTATGCCAAGACGCTCGACAAGCTGAAGGAGATGGACGCATCCGGCAAGCCGTTCTATGCCCAGCTCATCGCCATGACGGCGCATCATCCGTTCACGCTGACGCCGGAGCTGCCGGCCGGCCAGGAGCTCGTCCTGCCGGAGCGCTACGAGGATACGCTCGTCGGAGACTACATCCGCTCCCAGCATTACGCCGACTACGCCTTCGGACAGCTGGTGGAGGGGCTCAAGCAGTCCGGCCTGTGGGAGGACACGCTGCTCGTCGTCTACGGCGACCATCAGGGCTTGCCGATCTTCTCGCTCGACCGCAAGGACAAGGAGCTCATGGCGGAAATCTACGGCCATGAATACGGCTATCCGGAAATGATCCACATTCCGCTGATGATCGCCTCCCCGGGCGTGACCGAGCCGCGCCGCTTCGATACGCTCGGAGGCCAGGTCGACCTGCTGCCGACGATCGCCAATCTGGCCGGCGCTTCGCTGGACGGTCAGATCCACTTCGGACAGGACTTGCTGAACGAGCAGGCCAACCTGATTCCGCAGCGGTATTACCTGCCATCGGGCTCCTTCCTCAACTCCGGCTCGCTGTACATCCCCGGCGTCGGCTACGAGGACGGCACGCGCTACGCGCTCAAGTCCGGCCAGCCCGCCGACGGCGCCAGCCAGGACGACTACGACCGCGCGCTCGAGCTGCTGCGCCTGTCCGACAGCTACATGACCGCGCTGCCGGAGCATGGCGGAGCGGAGCCTGCCGCCTCCGGCGGCGAATGA